One window from the genome of Magnolia sinica isolate HGM2019 chromosome 4, MsV1, whole genome shotgun sequence encodes:
- the LOC131242508 gene encoding phosphatidylinositol 4-phosphate 5-kinase 5-like — protein sequence MESQSKLTRTSSSLLRSPTVRTSVHSLAALDEESQKKTHKPDSRIGALNRFLPLLAVVFLPAFFFFYLREEIPTSANLFLASVFLSVTAFAAAKKGFSIKNSLMPSRVFRNFWEERSRKMRLQKGGSIQWSIGSDDVRGSLKKERKKIVREGVEFYSNGDFYEGEFHKGRSNGSGVYNYFVNGRYEGDWVDGRYDGYGIESWARGSRYRGQYRKGLRHGFGVYRFYTGDSYAGEWFNGQSHGVGVQTCSDGSSYVGEFKCGVKHGFGCYHFRNGDRYAGEYFSDKIHGFGVYHFANGHCYEGSWHEGRKQGFGMYTFRNGDGRCGEWDCGVLKNPQLPSSNAVLHAVQSARKAAENAIRLPRVDERVNKAVMASNRAATAARVAAIKAVQNRIDGNLCEMDV from the exons ATGGAAAGCCAGTCCAAGCTGACCAGAACCTCATCATCTCTTCTCAGATCTCCAACCGTCCGAACATCCGTCCACAGCCTCGCGGCTCTTGATGAGGAGTCCCAGAAAAAAACCCACAAGCCCGATTCCAGGATCGGCGCCTTGAACCGCTTCTTACCGCTACTAGCGGTTGTCTTCCTGccggccttcttcttcttctacctcAGAGAAGAAATACCCACTTCAGCAAATCTCTTTCTAGCTTCGGTTTTTCTTTCAGTAACTGCCTTTGCCGCTGCCAAGAAGGGTTTTTCCATCAAGAACTCGTTGATGCCATCACGCGTTTTCAGGAATTTCTGGGAAGAGCGGAGTCGGAAGATGCGGTTACAGAAAGGCGGTTCTATTCAATGGTCGATCGGCAGTGACGATGTCAGGGGCTCTTTGAAGAAAGAGCGGAAGAAGATTGTCCGAGAAGGGGTTGAATTTTATAGTAACGGGGATTTCTACGAGGGAGAATTTCACAAGGGGAGGAGTAATGGGAGTGGGGTTTATAACTACTTTGTGAACGGGCGGTATGAGGGAGATTGGGTTGATGGGAGATACGACGGTTATGGGATCGAGAGCTGGGCAAGGGGAAGTCGGTACCGCGGGCAATATCGGAAGGGACTTAGGCATGGATTTGGGGTTTATCGGTTTTATACAGGAGATAGTTATGCTGGGGAATGGTTTAATGGGCAGAGTCATGGGGTTGGAGTGCAGACATGTTCCGATGGGAGCTCCTATGTTGGGGAATTCAAGTGCGGTGTCAAGCATGGGTTCGGATGCTACCATTTCAG GAATGGGGATCGATATGCAGGGGAGTATTTCAGTGATAagatccatggatttggagtctATCACTTTGCCAATGGCCACTGTTACGAAGGGTCGTGGCATGAAGGCCGAAAGCAGGGTTTTGGAATGTACACTTTCCGGAATGGTGATGGCAGATGTGGAGAGTGGGACTGCGGAGTTTTAAAGAACCCCCAACTGCCGTCGAGCAATGCAGTCCTGCATGCTGTTCAG TCAGCTAGAAAAGCAGCAGAGAATGCTATTCGGCTTCCTCGTGTAGATGAGCGAGTAAACAAGGCGGTTATGGCATCGAATCGGGCTGCGACTGCAGCTAGAGTTGCTGCAATCAAAGCAGTCCAGAACCGAATAGACGGGAATCTTTGCGAAATGGATGTGTAA